A genomic stretch from Halichoerus grypus chromosome 7, mHalGry1.hap1.1, whole genome shotgun sequence includes:
- the SFRP5 gene encoding secreted frizzled-related protein 5: MQAAAGGARAAALALLLGALQGAPARAQDYDYYGWQAEPLHGRAYSKPPQCLDIPADLPLCHTVGYKRMRLPNLLEHESLAEVKQQASSWLPLLAKRCHSDTQVFLCSLFAPVCLDRPIYPCRSLCEAVRAGCAPLMEAYGFPWPEMLHCHKFPLDNDLCITMQFGHLPATAPPVTKICAQCEMEHSADGLMEQMCSSDFVVKMRIKEIKIENGDRKLIGAQKKKQLLKPGPLKRKDTKRLVLHMKSGASCPCPQLDSLTGSFLLMGRQVDGQLLLMAVYRWDKKNKEMKFAVKFMFSYPCSLYYPVFYGAAEPH, translated from the exons ATGcaggcggcggcggggggcgcgCGGGCGGCCGCGCTGGCGCTGCTGCTGGGGGCGCTGCAAGGCGCGCCGGCGCGCGCCCAGGACTACGACTACTACGGCTGGCAGGCGGAGCCGCTGCACGGGCGCGCGTACTCCAAGCCGCCGCAGTGCCTCGACATCCCCGCCGACCTGCCGCTCTGCCACACCGTGGGCTACAAGCGCATGCGGCTGCCCAACCTGCTGGAGCACGAGAGCCTGGCCGAGGTGAAGCAGCAGGCGAGCAGCTGGCTGCCGCTGCTGGCCAAGCGCTGCCACTCGGACACGCAGgtcttcctctgctctctcttcgCGCCCGTCTGCCTCGACCGGCCCATCTACCCGTGCCGCTCGCTGTGCGAGGCCGTGCGCGCCGGCTGCGCGCCGCTCATGGAGGCCTACGGCTTCCCCTGGCCCGAGATGCTGCACTGCCACAAGTTCCCCCTGGACAACGACCTCTGCATCACTATGCAGTTCGGACACCTGCCTGCCACCGCGCCTCCAG TGACCAAGATCTGTGCCCAGTGTGAGATGGAGCACAGTGCCGACGGCCTCATGGAGCAGATGTGTTCCAGCGACTTCG tggttaAAATGCGCATCAAGGAGATCAAGATAGAGAATGGGGACCGGAAGCTGATTGGAGCCCAGAAAAAGAAGCAGCTACTCAAGCCAGGCCCCCTGAAGCGCAAGGACACCAAGAGGCTGGTGCTGCACATGAAGAGCGGCGCCAGCTGCCCCTGCCCACAGCTGGACAGCCTGACCGGCAGCTTCCTGCTCATGGGCCGCCAAGTGGACGGACAGCTGCTGCTTATGGCCGTCTACCGCTGGGACAAGAAGAATAAGGAGATGAAGTTCGCGGTGAAATTCATGTTCTCCTACCCCTGCTCCCTCTACTACCCCGTCTTCTATGGGGCCGCTGAACCCCACTGA